The Brachypodium distachyon strain Bd21 chromosome 4, Brachypodium_distachyon_v3.0, whole genome shotgun sequence nucleotide sequence GGTGAGTGGTCGAGGACCCTCACGTTGTTGGATAATGCTTTGGAGATAAACTTGTTTTTATCAAAACCGCCTTCATCAAAAGTATGGTAGTATTTCAAATAAAACTGTTTTTATGCAAAAGAACCATATAGCTTTCGTTTGAAGCTAACATATAGTTATCAGCGTTCCTAAAGGGGGCACGCTGAGTACGTAATGTACTCATTGCACtgcttttgttgttgttgtacaCAGTTCCTGAAGATAAGGATGCCGATTATGAATACTAGGAGGATCTAAGGAGTGAGGTCATGAGGACTACATCAACTACCTGTGGCTGAGATGGAGTCGCTACGCATTTTAGTTTCCGTTGTTTTCTGATTATAACAATGTCATGAGACATTACACTTTGTAAGCCATTGGGTATATTAATAATAAATCTTTGTTTTATCTTAAGTGTTGTGCAATGTTAGTCATTTCGCCTGTGTTCATCAACTTGATCCTGGACTGATGAAACTTAGCAAAGGGTCTGAAAGTTAATTCCGGGTTCCCACAGATATTGCGGGCAGCTGGAAGATGATCACCCTTGATGAAGTTGATCAGGTCAAGAAGCTTCAACACGAACCGACGGTACCAACTAGTCCATttgcgttttcttttttcgtgcattttgTATCTACTGTACCATTTTGATCCCTTGTACATATGGTGTTGATGGTTGTGACAGGACGATGAGCCTGCCCATATGCGGGATGTTGATTACAACGATCTAGAATCCATCAAGGAGATAGCTGAGGAAATCTTCGACCTGCTCATCCTGGGAATCTGGGTGCCGATTGAGGATGGCATCTACAGCTGCACATTTTGTAACAGAGTCATCAACACTACTTTCATCAACGTCTTCAACCACTGCAAGTTTTTACCAGCCGGGGGATCCACATGCTGAGTCAAAGAGGGCAAGGCACCTGGGGCTCAGGTGGTACTTGAGCGCCCATCCATCGACCCCACTACCATTCTGAGATGTCCTTGCGTTGGGATGTAGCCTGGAAGTACTAGTACTATTGTTTTTTGTATGTTGGGATGTAAGCCTGGAAGTACTATGGTGGGATTCCCTTCCCTGAACTACATGCCTGCCTGTCTTTATGTTCGATGTAGACAAGTACTAGtgctattttctttctgtctCAATGCTCACTTTTGTCTTGTTCACTTGTGCATCCATGTGTTCATTTTTCACTGCCAAAAAGTACCAGCCTGAGTACTAATTTCACTGCCAAAAAGTTTAGGGGATGGGAATCATTGACATTACAACTAGGGACCCCAAGGGAATGGAGTGCAATATACTTAACATTACAAGTTAAGTTCACCTAGATCCAAACATCTTTGTTCAcagttcaaattcaaatttaaataaaaatcGCAATTAAAAAACAATCAGTCGAGATGATGGACAAGATATCATTCAACTTAGGTAAGTAACTTGCAACGCACCATTACACATGGCACAAGATATCATTCAAACAAACTTGACATAGTTCGAACAGATCACGACATTTCAACTAATCTATAAATTTTATAAAGCTTAAATCCACTAACTGCAGTAAATTTTGCAACTGCACATGCAAGCCGTCCACGTGAGCGTCTCATAATTCCATTTTCTAGTCCCTCCCGCGTCAACCTGCCGGCAGCTTCTGATTAGTCTGACCGCTCAAGCTGCGCTCTGCAGCTGCTGAGCTCAATCCCCTcagccccggccgccgccgaccccgccgcccccggGCTCAGCCCCGACTGCCGCGTCCCCGGCGCCCACTGCTCCGCCCCGACCGCTGCATCCCCGGCCCGACGCTGCGGGCTGCAACCGCCTAGCTCAGTCCCCGCCGCCCCGGGACTcagccccggccgccgccgaccgccgtcCCCGTATCAGCCCCGACCGCCgcgtccccgccgcccacTGGCTCCGCCCCCGAACGCCGCGTCCCCTGTCGTCGCGCTGCCCACTAGCTCCGTCCCGACCGCCGcgtctccggccgccgccggccgccgtccccgccgcccccgggCTCATACCTGACCACCGCATCCCCGCCGCCCACGGGCTCGGGCTCAGCCCCAGCTGCCGCCGAGcgtcgtccccgccgccgagcACCGTCTGCGAAgatacacatttttttttctgatttcttttttctgaaactCGAAGGTACCCAATCTTGCGCAATTGTCCCGGTTGGTGTTGACACGTAACAAATGTTCTCAATTTTCTGCTTTGTGATTTTTGCTTTGTGATTTGCGGTCAAATTCAGCCGtcgctccacctccgccctcGCTCTGTAACCGCTGCTTTCATTCCCCTTTCATTTGCAGCAGAAACGGCAGCCACTACACCTGAATTTGCAGGGACTTCGGGTCGGTATTAATGGCGGCCATGGGGCGTGCTCTATTTAGTCCCTTCCACGCGGTTCTTCCTCACCCCGGCGTCTTGCTGGATTCCAGGAGCCATTCCAAGGTTTGGGACTTCCCATCTTAGGTTTCTATCCAGATTGTGTGCTCGTGGGATGTTGAATTGGTTATTTTTGTCAGGGATTTGCAGGCCGCTTTCTCAGATTTATTTGTGTTTCTGAAGTTCgagcgcagcagcagcaagcgaAATTATGTCGGATTTTTGTGTGAATTGATTTCATCTATATTAGCGAACTCTCTCTTGACGGTATGTACTCcagatcttttttttgtgttattCTTTTGTCTTATAAAATTTGGATTCATATAAAGTTGAATGCTTATGTTCATGCCAAAAAGACAACTGGATTGCAGTTGAGTCAAATAAATATTATAGGATATCAAAGAGAAGTACTTATGTAAGATGAATTACATGTTGGTGTTCCTCTGAGTTGGTTCTTCCATAGGAAAAACCTGGAAATGTAGTGTCCCATTTTTCATGAACTCAATGTCGACGGATGGATGATCAAACTTTGGGGTTGTGGCATGAGAAGATATGTTTTTGAAAGTTAGATACACCGGTGGCGATTTAGTGTCCCTTATCTCTTGAATTGCTTCAGTAAATTTCTTCTGAGCTTGCCTCTCTGAATTAATTGACATCCTGCAGGGAAAATATTAGGGAGAAAGTGCATTGAGATGAGtattaaaaaagaaattaaggtTTTCATATATACATACCTGCTGTTTTCATGTGGATGCTCCCTATGCAGCTGAACAAAGAACACTGGATGTGTAGCATAATGGAATAAGTTTACTTTCATATCTCACGTTTTATAGCTGCATCAAAAGTGTTAGAGATTCAATGAAAAAGATGTTACATGCCCTAAAAACTGTCCTGGAACCCCCCCCACCTCTTTACTCAGCCATTATAATGAAGAATGAAACTGATTTGACATCAGCCATTTAATTTTCCATCGTAATTCTGTTATAAAGTGAGCCTTAATTTCATCTGACCGAGCTGTAGATTGGTTTATTATAATTATGAAACCAAATATGCAGTGGATAGATAATGCATTGTAGCTGTCGGTCTTTAGTTTGGACAGTAAATAAATTGTAAAACTCTGTTTAAAAACAATCGATCATGTCCCTGCCAGTATGGACAGTGGGGAAAGTTCTTCCCGTCTTCCACCGCAACGTGGGCTTCCACGAGGTCGATGTGGCCGTCGTCGGCGCACGACATCGCCTGATCCAGTGCCTACTCCAACtcgggctgctgctgctggatctCGCTGTAGGCGCAGGCTATCAAATGCATCTggggcttcttcttcgtctatTGAACAAAATATGAACACACCAAGCTCATCTATGGCACAAAATGTTTTTGTTCAGCTACCAGAGCCTTCTGTTTCTGTCACAAGCCCAACCCACCATCATCGACGTAGGTTTGATATTCCTAGCCTTCTGAAAAAAGAACACCTTCAGGAACAATTTTTACACCTTTATATCTTGGAGGCCCTCAGCATAATTGTGTGCATTGCCATTCCTTCTTCTGGTACGATGAGAGACAGAAATACATCAAACCCATCCTATAATTTATGTTGCAAAGGAGGTAGAATCAAGCTTCCGCCTTATGCCCCACCTCCACAGCCCCTTATGGATTTGTTGACTTCACAGACCAGTTCAACTTCAAGACACTTTTTTGAGCATATTCAGCAATACAATGCCATGTTTGCTATGACTTCAATGGGGGCTAAGGTTATTGAGTCTATAAATGATGGACATGGGCCATATGTTTTCAAGATTAGCGGACAAGTTTGTCATCGTATCGGTACACTGCGTCCATGTGACGGTCATCCACCCGAATATTGCCAGCTTTATATATATGATACGGAAAATGAGATCACCAACAGGATAAACGTTGCTTCTTCTAGCCAGGGCTCTTTTCATGCTAATCAAGGGATAGTTGCCTCTCTCATAAGAATGCTTGACATAAATAACCCTATTGTCCAGCTTTTCAGAAGTGCCCGTGAAAGGTTAGATGGATATACATCCTCCGACCACTACCGTATTAGGATATTTGGTGATGTCGATGCTCATGGTGATATATTTAGTGCTCCGGTTGCATCCGAGGTTGTGGGGTTGATTGTGAGTGACGTTGGAGCAACTGACATTGGTAGTGACCTTATAGTGGAAGATCGTTCAGCAGGCCTTCAACAAATAAATGGGAAACACCGTAAATTTATGTCCATGCAGTATCCTCTCTTATTTCCATATAGAGAAGATGGTTATCATGAATCATTAGTATATCAGCAAACCCCTGGATCTGAAAATCTACGTCGCAAGAAAGCAACAATGCTAGAGTACTATTGTTATAGGTTCCATGATAGGACTGAGGACTTCAACACTCCATTGAAAGGCAAGCGATTGACACAAAGTTATGAAGTTGATGCTTATTGTTGTGTTGAGGGGGATCGGATAGGGCATTACAGAAAACCAAGTTTCCAGCGAAAATATAGATCAGCACCTTATAACTCTTTGGCTAATTCTGTATCAAGTGGCGTTACTTCTGGGTCTTCAGCCGGGCAATGGGTTATTTTGCCCTCTTCTTTCACTGGAGGTCCTCGCTATCTTTATCAAAACTATCAAGACTGTATTGCTATCTGTAGAAAATATGGCTGCCCAGATTTATTTATCACATTCACGTCAAACCCTGCTTGGCCGGAGATTGCAGAAGCGTTGGCATCTTTCCCTGGGCAACAACCTTCTGATAGACCTGACATTGTAGACCGGGTTTTCAAAATGAAATTGAATCATTTAATGGatgacataaaaaaaaagaaattttttgGTCCCATAAATGCAGGTATTGTTTCGGTTCATGTCCATACATGTTACTCGATTTATTATGATATCACTGACATATAAAAATGgtcatttaattttttttcagttgtGTACACAATCGAATTTCAAAAACGTGGTCTCCCACATGTTCATATTATATTATGGTTGGCCAGCGAAGAACCTCTAGATGCCGAGAAAATTGATTTGTACATCTCTGCTCAGTTGCCAGGCCCAACAACTGATCCAATTGGATATGAAGCAATTTCTTCTTTTATGATTCATGGTCCATGTGGCCCTCTGAAATCCAACGCATCTTGCATGTCTGAGGGAAAATGCTCAAAAAATTTCCCTAACGAGTTTTGTGAAAAAACCAGTATAGACAGCAAGGGTTTTGCTCAGTATGCTCGGCCTAACAATTGGATGGTCGTAAATAGAAATGGAATAAACATTGACAACAGATTTATTGTTTCTCATAATGTGGATTTGGTTGTTAAATATCAGGCTCATATAAATGTAGAAAGGGTCAACCATGATGGTATGCACAAGTATCTTTTCAAATATGTCACAAAAGGGTTTGACTGTTCCAGAGTTGGATTTTATAGAAGCATTGGCCAAAATATCAATGAAATCAATAACTATCTTGAGTGTCGTTATGTCACCCCACATGAGGTAGCATGGCGCATATTTCAGTATGATATTCATCATACTGACCCATCAGTCGAGCGCCTTCCTGTCCATCTGCCATTAGAAAATAATGTGGTCTATGTAGAAGATGATAACCTTGAAGAAGTAATTTCAAATCCAGAGAACCTGAAAACTAAACTCACTGCCTGGCTAGAGGCCAATAGACGATCCTCAGCTACTCAGCAGCACACTTATATTGAGTTTCCTGAGCACTGGACTTGGCATTCCAACAAACATACAAAATATTGGGATGTGCGTAAAGGTTCCCAAAGAAAAATTGGCCGTGTAGCTAATGTCAGCCCTGCACAAGGAGAGCTTTTTTACCTTCGCATGTTGCTCTATGTTGTCAAGGGTTCAAAGTCCTTTTCTGAAATCCGCACTATAGGGAACCACGAATGCCCAACCTACCGTGCAGCCTGCGAATCTTTACGCCTTCTTGGGGATGATCAAGAATGGTCCCGTGCTCTCACAGATGCAGCGCAATGGGCTACTGTTCCTCAGCTACTACAACTTTTTGTCACAATGCTTCTATTCTGTGAGGTTACAAATCCAAAGAGGCTTTTCGATGAACATGTCTCATCCATGAGCGAAGACAGTACATGTAAAATAAATTGGAACCCTCTGCTGAGAGCCAATTCATCTCCATAAAttgttctctcttttctcctctTTGAATTGGATAAATTGCTTAGAGATGCTGGGTATTCTCTGTCACATTTCAATTTACCACTACCAGATGATATTGGCAGTTCTTCCACGGAAAATAGGTTGTTGTTAGATGAAATAAGCTATGATGCTACTCATCTGTCTACATCAGTATCGGAGGATATTCCTAGACTTAATAGCAGTCAGAAAAGTGTCTTTGATGCTATTTCTACATCTGCCCTAAATACATCAGGCCAAACATTCTTTGTGTATGGGTACGGAGGAACTGGGAAAACCTTTTTATGGACAACATTGCTCAACTTTGTAAGAAGCCAAGGGAAAATAGCTTTGGCGGTTGCATCCTCTGGAATTGCATCGCTCTTACTTCCAGGTGGTAGAACACCCCATTCGCGCTTTAAAATTCCGTTGGAAATCCATCAAAATTCTATGTGCAATgttaagaaaaatacaaactTGGCTGAACTTATCCAGAAGACATCGCTAATTATATGGGATGAAGTGCCTGTTAATCACAGATATTGTTTTGAGGCACTTGACCGCACACTTAGAGATATGCTGTCAGATATTAGACCAGACTCACAGAACAAACAATTTGGTGGCATAACTGCTGTCCTTAGTGGAGATTTTCGGCAAACTCTTCCAGTTATCCCAAATGCAAAAAAGGGTCATATTTTGAAGGCTTGCATTGTTAATTCTTATACATGGCATGAGTGTACAGTTCTCCACTTGACCGAAAATATGAGGCTTGCTTCACGATCTCTCTCACCCTCCGATAGAGAGAACCTCAGGATATTTGCTGAATGGCTGTTAAGAGCAGGGGATGGTACAGAACCTTACATTGCAATTGAAAATGAGCCTGAAAATGCATTCATACCGATCCCACAATCTCTACTCCTCCCATCCCATTGTAGAAATCTCGATGGCTTGATTTCCTTTGTATATAACTCTAGACATCAACAAGAAAATGCAGCTTCGTACTATTGTGACCGTGCCATTTTAGCTCCCACAAATGAGGTTGTTTCCCAGATAAATACCAGAATGATTTCTGAACTTGAAGCAAATGAGATGTCATATTACAGTGCAGACACTATTGATGATGCTTCTTCCAACCATTCAACTTTAGAAGCATTGTATCCCCCTGAATTTCTGAATACAATTTCAATGAACGGGCTTCCGGATCATGTCTTGCATCTGAAAATAGGAGTGCCCATAATGATTTTGCGTAACCTTGACGCCTCCCGTGGTCTTTGTAATGGAACTAGGCTCATAGTTACACAGCTTACTAAACGTATAATTGAAGGAGAAATAATTACTGGAAAGGCTAAAGGTACGAGGGTTTATATCCCACGCATTGTCACCACGTCTACTCAATCTAGATGGCCCTTCAAACTGAAACGCAGGCAGTTCCCTGTACGGCTTTCATATGCCATGACAATAAATAAAAGTCAAGGGCAAACTCTCAATAGAGTCTGTGTTTATTTACCAACCCCAGTTTTCTCTCATGGACAATTATATGTCGCTTTCTCACGGGTAACATCCCCCAATGGCTTGCGTGTGCTTATTGAAAATAGTCCTTCATCACATGCCAACTGCACTCATAATGTAGTGTACCATGATGTCTTCAGTCAAATAAATAGACAACCACATTAAATCAGAAAGGTATCTTGGGCACTTATCTTTGTTTTCATTACCTTCAAAGCATTTAACTTTCATTTTACTTTTATGTTGTTCTATCAATATTACATGCTTGAATTGTGTAGACAAAATGATATAACGATGTGTTCTTCCAGATATACATCAGCCATGGGATCTCCTACAAAGTTTGGAGACATTACTGTAGGACAACAAAATTGTAAAGTTTTCGGCCGGCTCATACGGCTATGggatgcaaaaaataaatacgcCAAGACTACTGATTCTTTGCTCAGCATTGATGGAGTACTTCTTGCAGAAGATGTAAGTAGCATCAATCCAATTTTTAGTTTAGCATATTCTGAGCTTGATTTCCTGAGTTCCTGCTGCCTCTGTTTTGCCTTCTTCAAATAAATTAACACATTTTGAACCCCAATTAGTAAAAACTattataattttatttttgcataaGTTAGGGAAGTGATTTTTATAGATGACATGCTAGCGACTATAACCAGATCTCATACAACCAGAAACAACAACAGTTCACCAAGTTTAATCAGAGTCCAACTATCCGCCTGTTGAACAGCCCCCAGCCATGTCGTTTATTATCCTGCTTCATTCCATGTAATAATTTATAATCTCGCACTAAAACAGCTTATATTGGCAGTGCGTGCATTTCAAAATGGCGCACAAACGATTTGTTCATCAAATCTTTTTTAAGGAAAACCTCGAAAGGGCAGGGAGCTCCTGTAGTTTACTGAAGAAGAACAGAGCTCCTTTCTGTACTCTGTAGTGGGAAAAATTTCATTCCTAGAAGTTCAGATGAGTTCATATTCTTACAGGGTCACAACCAGTATTATGGTCAAATTGGATCACGAGTTTCCGTAATTCCTGAAGTGCTAATACCAGGAATGATGGCCTAATGCTTTGTCATCATATTTGAATCTGGTGTTCTATAATTTGTCACGGTATACAGTTAGTAGGCTACTGCCGCTGACGAATGCGATTCCCAATCCTGATACGTGTTGGCATGATTGTTCAATGATTTCTATTTTCTGGCTTTGCCATATGCTTTTCTGTATGAGCAGCGACAATTTAGCTCTTCTCCTTCTAATTTAGCTCAATATATATATCCCAGAAAGCACACTGGTTTGCTTTTGTTGTCGATATTTCCCAGAAGTGCTTTTGGATCATCGAATCTTATTTCAGAGAGGGCTATTGTAACGAAATAGATGATCTAATTGTTAGTTTGCTGACTATATCTCTGCACTGCATGATTTGGTTttattctttcctttttgtaatTCGAGCACCTGCATATTTTTGCAATCTTCCAGTGCCTGCACCTGCAATTGCATACCACCCGGGCTGCATTTTAACTGAAACACCAGTGATGGCAATGATTAGACGATGATCTTTTTTCGTATGTTAACTGAAAACACCCATTTTATGTATTTATGTCGAAGTGTTTTGGATCTGATGTTGCTAGATGTTTAATTCTGAGCCGGATTAGTGAGTGGTTTCGTCAGATCTGTTTGCTGGAACTTCAGAGATGCGCAGTGTTGGGATATTGTCGGTTTGAGGGGTCAAATGATGTCAGATTGAGCTGAAATTTTTACAGCGTGTTGAGGACTCATAGAACTACATATCTGCCAAGTTTCATGCATTTTGGTCCAGCCGTTTAAGAATAGTAATCTGATAACCGAAGGGGACAGAAACTGCATTCTTTGTTTAGCTGAATTTCAGTTATATCCTTTTGCTCCTGTCGAGAGTGTTGGCATGATTGTTCAAGTGTGGACCTGACACAGCAAATCACTCAAACTCTGCCTCATTTGGCCTGCACATAATCTGAACACCTGTACTCACCTATCAAATAGTGGGATTATTGGGTCTTGGGCAAGATTTACCTAGCATATTTGCTCATTCCATCTGATCATGTCCACCTGTCCAGTACTGGTAACTTTCTGAAATTTCTTGCATCTTTGAGGCATAGAATCAGAACCTAGGGTTTAGGGAGTGATGTTGTACAGCTATTTTCCAGGTTCCCGTTTACTCCACGATTCATTGCTTGGCATACCTTTCATTATTTCCCTCTTAAATGTTCATATCCTGTGCACGTCAATTGATTCATTCGGCCGAGGTGGATGGACGTATTTATCACGGAGTAATAATCTCTCCCTGCAACCGCGCAACAATCATGAACATATTGGAATTACAATCATGAACGTGTTCCCAATCTTTCTCCATTCATTTCAGAAGATCTGTGTGCCATCTGCCATAAGCTATAGCTTATAAATCCAAGTACATGTGCATCAAACAAATGCATGTAGATGTACTTACTCACTAAATTTTGTAATTCCTGTCCTTTTTCCATTTAAAGTGTTAGCCTTGCATTGCTTTCTCTTTAACCAATGTCACTATTGCAGGGTGCTATGGTACAGATAACCATACCCAAAAAGGTTGAAAAACAATTTTGTCCACTGCTCTCTCTGGGTTCTGTCTACATGTTGACAGATGTTAGTGATGTTCATGCTACATACAAGAAGTTCATTTACCACCACCAAAGCTACATGCTTCAGTTTAAAACAAGCTCGAAGGTCCATCTAATGCAGTCGCGAGGAGCGAGTATTCCTCGATTTGCCTTTGATTTCTCCCAGTTTGATCAGCTTCCGTCAAAAGACAATCAATCCAAACCCCTTCTAGGTATTGCTTAACAAATTTCGTGATGATACATCTTTTCCCAACCAACAATCCAATTTCTACATGTTTTTTTCAAACAGATTTGATTGGAGTCATTAGCTACGTTGACCCATACGACTGCGCTAGCCCAACGTCTCAGTACAAGCTCAGGAAGATACATATCCGTAACCAAGAGTAAGTCTTTTTTCCCATGTATTTTTCACTTCTGTTTATCTAAATGCACTATTTTCTCTTTGTAGTGAACAAACACAGGAAATAAACCTTTGGGGCGAGGATGGTGAAACATTTGACGAAAGCGCAGTCCTCAGCAAATCAGATGGGAAGAttgttgtttgtgtttttgctGGCCTGACCATTGGAAAGTATTTAGGTAGGTTCTTAGGAAATTACGATTTCTATTGCATTATGACTTTATTGATTAACCCGAAGCATCTCATGGAATTTATTACTATACAGATAAACTTGAGGCCTCTTCAAGTTCAGCTACCAAAATATACATTGACATGGAAATACCAAAAGTTGAACAGTATAAAAAAAGGTTCATCAATACTTTTATAACAAATGGTTCACATTCTTTTCCATTAACTAACATGCAATCATGCATATTTCTACTTTCAAGTTATCAATGGGAAGTTCCGGTTTTGTGCCAACAACAGCCATAAATTACCCATGTGACTCCCTTACAAGCAGCAGGCAAACTCTACAAGCTGGAAGAAATATCTACGCTGCCAATTTCATCTTTCGAGGTGCCTTCTCCTTTTAATagttctatatatatatatacataacTTCTAATATATATTCCTCATTGTAAAATGTTTCATCTTTGCCTTATATTAGACTTTTCTAAATTTGATCTGCATTACACCAAGGGAGGTGCTTCATTCAGTTGCATTGCGATGGTATAAGCTTTGCTGCCATCCAATAAAAGGTATTACAAAGTCTGCAAAAGTTGTGGTGAAGGGTACAACAACAATTCGGACACACCCAGATGCTCATGTCCTCTTTCAAACCCCAAACCAATGTATCACCTCACTTACTAACCTATTTATTACATCATTATTCTGTTTATGGAATTCCTATCCACCTATTGCCCATCGTATTATTCTTATATAGGTACAAGCTTTCTCTCAAGGTCATGGATGACACAGCAAGCATGGAGACAATTGCTTTCAGTTTTGTAGCTGAGGATTTACTTGAGCAAACTGCTATGCAAGCCTCCCAAAACATGAAGATAGATGCATCAGATCATGCAGTAGCTCTTGAAAAAGCTATTGGGAAGAAAAGGCTTTTCTCAATAGGAATGAatcctaaatatttttctagATTCTCGATCAATCATGTCCTGAAAAAGAGTTACAAGATTCATGATGATACCAGCCAGGTAAATGTATAAGACCATCAAATATTACTCTCTATATAATTAATTCCGTCTTATCACATAATCCCTAACTCTAATGATGGTATTTTAATTCTCCTAGAACTCTGTACAGGAGAACATCACAGCCACTTCTGAAGAGCTCTACAATTTATCCATCTAAACTTATGCAGCCTCCTGTTTCTACACTT carries:
- the LOC100839430 gene encoding uncharacterized protein LOC100839430; amino-acid sequence: MDSGESSSRLPPQRGLPRGRCGRRRRTTSPDPVPTPTRAAAAGSRCRRRLSNASGASSSSIEQNMNTPSSSMAQNVFVQLPEPSVSVTSPTHHHRRRFDIPSLLKKEHLQEQFLHLYILEALSIIVCIAIPSSGTMRDRNTSNPSYNLCCKGGRIKLPPYAPPPQPLMDLLTSQTSSTSRHFFEHIQQYNAMFAMTSMGAKVIESINDGHGPYVFKISGQVCHRIGTLRPCDGHPPEYCQLYIYDTENEITNRINVASSSQGSFHANQGIVASLIRMLDINNPIVQLFRSARERLDGYTSSDHYRIRIFGDVDAHGDIFSAPVASEVVGLIVSDVGATDIGSDLIVEDRSAGLQQINGKHRKFMSMQYPLLFPYREDGYHESLVYQQTPGSENLRRKKATMLEYYCYRFHDRTEDFNTPLKGKRLTQSYEVDAYCCVEGDRIGHYRKPSFQRKYRSAPYNSLANSVSSGVTSGSSAGQWVILPSSFTGGPRYLYQNYQDCIAICRKYGCPDLFITFTSNPAWPEIAEALASFPGQQPSDRPDIVDRVFKMKLNHLMDDIKKKKFFGPINAVVYTIEFQKRGLPHVHIILWLASEEPLDAEKIDLYISAQLPGPTTDPIGYEAISSFMIHGPCGPLKSNASCMSEGKCSKNFPNEFCEKTSIDSKGFAQYARPNNWMVVNRNGINIDNRFIVSHNVDLVVKYQAHINVERVNHDGMHKYLFKYVTKGFDCSRVGFYRSIGQNINEINNYLECRYVTPHEVAWRIFQYDIHHTDPSVERLPVHLPLENNVVYVEDDNLEEVISNPENLKTKLTAWLEANRRSSATQQHTYIEFPEHWTWHSNKHTKYWDVRKGSQRKIGRVANVSPAQGELFYLRMLLYVVKGSKSFSEIRTIGNHECPTYRAACESLRLLGDDQEWSRALTDAAQWATVPQLLQLFVTMLLFCEVTNPKRLFDEHVSSMSEDSTCKINWNPLLRANSSP